One genomic region from Bacillaceae bacterium S4-13-56 encodes:
- the lgt gene encoding prolipoprotein diacylglyceryl transferase — protein MYTELLLNTIEPLDRVFINLGPFPIYWYGVIIASGAFLGLWIATREAVRLGLNKDLFVDLLVFAIPIAIISARIYYVAFEWERYKNGSFIDMIAIWEGGIAIHGALIGSVITAYFFAKKKDVSFWKIADIAAPSIILGQAIGRWGNFMNQEAHGGVIQQPYLDYHLQILPDFIMDQMYINGQYWYPTFLYESIWNFLGFGLLLWLRRKNLFRGEMFLTYVIWYSFGRFFIEGMRTDSLYIIGNLRTAQVISVVLIILAIVLIFYRRNNGWAKKRYKDK, from the coding sequence ATGTATACGGAACTACTCTTAAATACTATTGAACCACTCGATCGTGTGTTTATTAACTTGGGCCCATTTCCGATCTATTGGTATGGGGTTATTATTGCTTCTGGTGCCTTTCTTGGACTGTGGATTGCAACTAGAGAAGCGGTGCGTCTCGGTCTAAATAAGGATTTATTTGTTGATTTATTAGTATTTGCAATTCCAATAGCTATCATTAGTGCCAGAATTTACTACGTAGCCTTTGAATGGGAACGTTACAAGAATGGCTCTTTTATTGACATGATTGCTATTTGGGAAGGTGGCATTGCCATTCATGGTGCTCTCATTGGTTCGGTCATTACAGCCTATTTTTTCGCAAAAAAGAAGGATGTTTCCTTCTGGAAAATTGCTGATATTGCAGCACCGAGCATAATACTTGGTCAGGCGATTGGTCGTTGGGGAAATTTCATGAACCAGGAAGCTCATGGAGGAGTGATTCAGCAGCCATATCTTGACTATCACCTTCAAATTTTACCTGATTTTATAATGGATCAAATGTATATTAATGGACAGTATTGGTATCCAACGTTCCTCTATGAATCCATCTGGAACTTTCTTGGATTCGGTCTTTTGTTATGGTTACGTCGTAAAAATTTATTCCGTGGAGAAATGTTCCTAACGTATGTGATCTGGTATTCCTTTGGACGTTTCTTTATTGAAGGAATGAGGACGGATAGTCTATACATCATTGGTAACCTAAGAACAGCTCAAGTCATTTCTGTTGTTCTAATCATTCTTGCTATTGTACTCATTTTCTATAGAAGAAATAACGGTTGGGCTAAAAAAAGGTACAAGGACAAATAG